From a single Endozoicomonas euniceicola genomic region:
- a CDS encoding nitrite/sulfite reductase: MYIYDEYDQRIVDERVDQFRDQTHRYLAGEITEDEFLPLRLQNGLYIQRFAPMMRIAIPYGLISTRQVRKLADISRHYDKGYVHFTTRQNVQLNWPRLEEVPDILAELATVQMHAIQTSGACIRSTTTDHFAGVAADEVVDPRPWCELIRQWSTFHPEFAFLPRKFKIAVCGSGEDRAATLVHDIGVHLQKDGQGKIRINVLAGGGLGRTPVIGAVIKEDLEPEQLLNYLDATLRIYNRYGRRDNKYKARIKILVKAMTPEVFAREVETEWHRIKKNSQPLSLSEIKRMATHFTKHDYDPLSDLDFNHLALQGSPEFQRWLKQNVSAHQQTGYSAVTLTLKATSDAPGDVSAEQLDDIANLADRFSFGELRVSHEQNLIFADVPQAQLPELWQALDTLGLATPNRGLLTDVICCPGGDYCALANARSIPLAEEIQRYFEDLDYLHDIGELDLNISGCMNACAHHHVGHIGILGVDRKGEEYYQIQIGGSAGKTASLGKIIGPSFKREEVPDIIRQLMSVYLEQRYEGERFIDTSLRLGLTPFKEKVYGQKAA; encoded by the coding sequence ATGTACATATACGACGAATACGACCAGCGTATAGTGGATGAGCGAGTCGACCAGTTCCGGGATCAGACCCATCGCTATCTCGCCGGTGAAATCACTGAAGATGAATTCCTGCCACTGAGATTGCAGAATGGTCTGTATATTCAGCGTTTTGCCCCCATGATGCGGATTGCTATTCCTTATGGTTTGATCAGTACCCGGCAGGTACGAAAACTGGCGGATATTTCCCGTCACTATGATAAAGGCTATGTGCACTTCACCACCCGGCAGAATGTTCAGCTGAACTGGCCGAGGCTAGAGGAAGTGCCTGATATCCTCGCTGAACTGGCGACGGTACAAATGCATGCCATTCAAACCAGTGGTGCCTGCATACGCAGTACCACAACCGATCATTTTGCTGGTGTTGCAGCCGATGAAGTGGTTGACCCTCGTCCGTGGTGTGAACTTATTCGGCAATGGTCGACTTTTCACCCTGAGTTCGCCTTCTTGCCCAGAAAATTTAAAATTGCTGTTTGTGGTTCCGGCGAAGACCGGGCAGCTACCCTGGTACACGATATCGGTGTACATCTTCAAAAAGATGGTCAGGGCAAGATTCGAATCAACGTTCTTGCTGGTGGCGGACTCGGGCGCACGCCGGTCATCGGTGCTGTAATCAAAGAAGACCTTGAGCCTGAGCAGCTGCTCAATTACCTGGATGCGACGCTGCGAATTTACAATCGTTACGGTCGGCGCGACAACAAATACAAAGCTCGAATCAAGATTCTTGTGAAAGCGATGACACCAGAAGTGTTTGCCCGTGAAGTTGAAACAGAGTGGCACCGGATCAAAAAGAACAGTCAGCCATTGAGCCTGAGTGAAATTAAACGAATGGCTACGCATTTCACCAAACACGACTATGACCCCCTTTCTGATCTGGACTTTAATCACCTTGCCCTGCAGGGTTCACCCGAATTCCAGCGCTGGCTGAAACAAAATGTCTCGGCTCACCAGCAGACTGGTTACAGCGCTGTTACGTTAACGCTCAAAGCCACATCGGATGCCCCTGGCGATGTTTCTGCCGAACAGCTGGATGATATCGCAAACCTTGCCGACCGCTTCAGTTTTGGTGAATTACGCGTCAGTCATGAACAGAACCTGATCTTTGCTGATGTTCCCCAGGCCCAATTGCCAGAACTCTGGCAGGCACTGGACACTCTTGGTCTGGCAACGCCTAACCGTGGTTTGCTGACGGATGTTATCTGTTGTCCGGGTGGCGATTACTGTGCTTTAGCCAATGCCCGCTCTATTCCGCTGGCAGAAGAAATTCAGCGATATTTTGAAGATCTGGATTATCTGCATGATATCGGTGAGCTGGATTTGAATATATCGGGTTGTATGAATGCCTGCGCCCATCATCATGTGGGACACATCGGCATTCTCGGGGTTGATCGCAAAGGTGAAGAGTACTATCAGATCCAGATCGGAGGTTCCGCTGGCAAAACGGCCAGCCTGGGTAAAATCATAGGTCCTTCATTCAAACGGGAAGAAGTGCCTGACATCATCAGACAGCTTATGTCGGTCTACCTGGAACAGCGATATGAAGGTGAGCGTTTTATTGATACCAGCCTGAGACTGGGATTAACCCCCTTTAAGGAGAAGGTGTATGGACAGAAAGCTGCTTAA
- a CDS encoding DUF2970 domain-containing protein, translating to MTKKTASKGTGIRAILQSAFASAFGVQSRKNQDRDFQKGRPADFVIAGIIGTLLFIAVLVVIVKIVLSESGY from the coding sequence ATGACTAAAAAAACAGCATCAAAAGGAACAGGCATCAGAGCCATCCTGCAAAGCGCATTTGCCTCAGCCTTTGGAGTACAGAGCAGAAAAAATCAGGACAGGGACTTTCAAAAAGGAAGACCGGCGGACTTCGTTATTGCCGGTATTATAGGGACTCTGTTGTTTATTGCAGTGCTGGTGGTTATCGTAAAAATCGTACTGAGTGAGTCAGGTTATTGA